The Allocatelliglobosispora scoriae genome contains a region encoding:
- a CDS encoding sulfite exporter TauE/SafE family protein, with amino-acid sequence MDLSGAALLVAAGVGAGTVNAIAGGGSLMTFPALVAVGLPPVAANVTNSIAISPGYLASVAGSHRDLAEERTRTLRLIPTVIVGTGIGCALLLLTPAEAFEKVVPFLVIGAAVLLALQEKIKARVGHPHQLSHRTLATHAMVGVSCIYGGYFGAALGVILMALLGLVVAAPLRRINAMKYVITAVSGLTTVAIFAVGGPVDWVAVAVLAPAAMLGGFLGARVARRLPARVLRVAIVIFAIMIGIILFIKAN; translated from the coding sequence ATGGACCTCTCCGGCGCAGCACTCCTGGTGGCGGCAGGTGTCGGGGCCGGCACGGTCAACGCCATCGCGGGCGGTGGCTCCCTGATGACCTTCCCCGCCCTGGTCGCGGTGGGCCTGCCACCGGTCGCCGCCAACGTCACCAACTCGATCGCGATCAGCCCCGGCTACCTCGCCAGCGTGGCGGGCAGCCACCGGGACCTCGCCGAGGAACGCACCCGCACCCTGCGGCTCATCCCGACCGTCATCGTCGGGACCGGCATCGGCTGTGCCCTGCTCCTGCTCACCCCGGCCGAGGCCTTCGAGAAGGTCGTTCCCTTCCTCGTCATCGGCGCCGCGGTCCTCCTCGCGCTCCAGGAGAAGATCAAGGCGAGGGTCGGCCATCCGCATCAGCTGTCCCACCGGACCCTCGCGACACACGCGATGGTGGGAGTTAGTTGTATCTATGGGGGGTACTTCGGCGCCGCGCTCGGCGTGATCCTGATGGCGCTCCTCGGTCTCGTCGTGGCGGCGCCGCTGCGGCGGATCAATGCCATGAAATATGTGATCACCGCAGTGTCCGGATTGACTACTGTGGCGATATTCGCGGTCGGCGGACCGGTGGACTGGGTGGCCGTCGCGGTGCTCGCACCGGCGGCGATGCTGGGCGGTTTCCTGGGTGCCAGGGTGGCCCGCAGGCTGCCCGCACGGGTCCTCCGAGTGGCCATAGTGATCTTTGCGATCATGATCGGGATAATCCTTTTCATAAAAGCCAACTAA
- a CDS encoding alpha/beta fold hydrolase: MPTFASYDGTQLAYRIEGEGEPLICVPGGPGRAGVYLGNLGGLDAHRQLIILDNRGTGDSEVPADPSTYRCDKLPLDIEALREHLGLETIDLLGHSAGAQVAVLYATAYPERVSRLVLVTGAHRTVGVAIDGAYLATCQARATADTGYVRAFKSLLSWRDAKTYDEGTPFRKAATPLLYGPWTEAAKAHFAGEDAEFSRAANFGYGNGIALNTVAIRLALSKFGVPTLVYAGELDPGPTVSEATSVGKCFPNSRLVVQPGAGHFPWVDDPEFFAASVSQFLAAKSASLQSSRP, encoded by the coding sequence ATGCCGACCTTCGCCTCGTACGACGGAACCCAGCTCGCCTACCGGATTGAGGGCGAGGGGGAACCACTCATCTGTGTCCCCGGCGGACCCGGACGGGCGGGTGTTTATCTGGGCAACCTCGGCGGCCTGGACGCCCATCGCCAACTCATCATCCTGGACAATCGGGGCACCGGTGACTCCGAGGTGCCGGCCGACCCCAGCACCTACCGCTGCGACAAGCTGCCGCTGGACATCGAGGCGCTCCGCGAGCACCTGGGCCTGGAGACGATCGACCTCCTCGGCCACTCCGCCGGCGCCCAGGTCGCGGTGCTCTACGCCACGGCGTACCCGGAGCGGGTTTCCCGGCTCGTGCTCGTGACCGGCGCGCACCGGACCGTGGGCGTCGCGATCGACGGTGCCTACCTCGCCACCTGCCAGGCGCGCGCCACGGCCGACACCGGCTATGTGCGCGCGTTCAAGTCGCTGCTCTCGTGGCGCGACGCCAAGACCTACGACGAGGGCACGCCGTTCCGCAAGGCGGCCACCCCGCTGCTCTACGGACCGTGGACCGAGGCGGCGAAGGCGCACTTCGCCGGTGAGGACGCGGAGTTCAGCCGCGCCGCCAACTTCGGCTACGGCAACGGCATCGCGCTCAACACGGTCGCGATCCGGCTGGCGCTGTCGAAGTTCGGAGTGCCGACGCTGGTCTACGCCGGTGAGCTCGACCCGGGCCCCACGGTGTCCGAGGCGACCTCGGTCGGCAAGTGCTTCCCCAACTCCCGTCTCGTCGTCCAGCCGGGCGCCGGGCATTTCCCCTGGGTCGACGACCCCGAGTTCTTCGCGGCCTCGGTCTCCCAGTTCCTCGCGGCCAAGTCGGCCTCGCTGCAGTCCAGCCGCCCGTAA
- the mctP gene encoding monocarboxylate uptake permease MctP, translating to MWRDHLTEIIIFTVLFAGVSAMGFVASRWRRPQTMAHLDEWGLGGRNFGSWVTWFLIGGDLYTAYTFVAVPALIFGAGAMGFFAVPYTVIIYPMVFLVLIRLWSVSHKHGLVTPADFVRARFGSPTLALIVAITGIVATMPYIALQLVGIEAVLKTMGVTGTSTLARHAPIIIAFAILAAYTYQSGLRAPALIAFVKDGLIYVVILVAIFWLPAKLGGWGSIFGAAEAKFAASPSPSDGLLLNANNQLQYVSLALGSALALFLYPHSVTGVLASRNRDVLKRNMSALPAYSLLLGLLALLGYAAVAAKVKPLPGATPGSVDTNTIVPQLFDGQFPDWFAGVAFAAIGIGALVPAAIMSIAAANLFTRNIYREYLRKDATPAQEAKVSKIASLVVKVGALACIILLDPQFSIDLQLIGGVIILQTLPSVALGLFTRWFHRGALIAGWIAGMGFGMWMLYQVANPVTGKAHFAGSAFPLSELGFDTKMTVYAGLIAVVVNLVVAALATVVLRAAKIADGRDATTTADYFVDSDTPRGSVHA from the coding sequence ATGTGGCGCGATCATCTCACCGAGATCATCATCTTCACCGTGCTCTTCGCGGGTGTCAGCGCGATGGGCTTCGTCGCGTCCCGGTGGCGGCGCCCGCAGACCATGGCTCACCTGGACGAATGGGGTCTGGGTGGGCGCAACTTCGGCTCGTGGGTGACCTGGTTCCTCATCGGCGGCGACCTCTACACGGCGTACACGTTCGTCGCCGTACCCGCGCTGATCTTCGGGGCGGGCGCGATGGGCTTCTTCGCCGTGCCGTACACGGTGATCATCTATCCGATGGTCTTCCTCGTGCTGATCCGGCTCTGGTCGGTCTCGCACAAGCACGGGCTCGTCACGCCCGCCGACTTCGTCCGGGCCCGCTTCGGCTCGCCCACGCTCGCGCTGATCGTCGCGATCACCGGGATAGTGGCGACGATGCCCTACATCGCGCTGCAGCTCGTCGGCATCGAGGCGGTGCTCAAGACGATGGGCGTCACCGGCACCTCGACGCTCGCCCGGCACGCGCCGATCATCATCGCCTTCGCCATCCTCGCCGCATACACCTACCAGTCCGGGCTGCGGGCACCGGCGCTGATCGCCTTCGTCAAGGACGGGCTGATCTACGTCGTGATCCTGGTGGCGATCTTCTGGCTCCCGGCGAAGCTCGGCGGCTGGGGCTCGATCTTCGGTGCCGCCGAGGCGAAGTTCGCCGCGTCGCCGTCACCCTCCGACGGGCTGCTGCTCAACGCCAACAACCAGCTCCAGTACGTCTCACTGGCGCTCGGATCGGCACTCGCCCTCTTCCTCTACCCGCACTCGGTCACCGGCGTGCTCGCCTCCCGCAACCGGGACGTGCTCAAGCGCAACATGTCGGCGCTGCCCGCGTACTCCCTGCTCCTGGGCCTGCTCGCGCTGCTGGGCTATGCCGCGGTCGCGGCGAAGGTCAAGCCGCTGCCGGGCGCGACGCCGGGCTCGGTCGACACCAACACGATCGTGCCGCAGCTCTTCGACGGGCAGTTCCCGGACTGGTTCGCCGGGGTCGCGTTCGCGGCGATCGGCATCGGCGCGCTGGTCCCGGCGGCGATCATGTCGATCGCGGCGGCGAACCTCTTCACCCGCAACATCTACCGCGAATACCTCCGCAAGGACGCCACGCCCGCGCAGGAGGCGAAGGTCAGCAAGATCGCTTCGCTCGTGGTGAAGGTCGGCGCGCTCGCCTGCATCATCCTGCTCGACCCGCAGTTCTCCATCGACCTGCAGCTCATCGGCGGTGTGATCATCCTGCAGACGCTGCCGTCGGTCGCGCTGGGGCTCTTCACCCGGTGGTTCCACCGGGGCGCGCTCATCGCCGGGTGGATCGCGGGCATGGGCTTCGGGATGTGGATGCTCTACCAGGTCGCCAACCCCGTCACCGGCAAGGCGCACTTCGCCGGCTCGGCCTTCCCGTTGTCGGAACTGGGCTTCGACACGAAGATGACCGTCTATGCTGGGCTGATCGCCGTCGTGGTCAACCTGGTCGTCGCCGCGCTCGCCACCGTAGTGCTGCGGGCAGCGAAAATCGCCGACGGTCGTGATGCCACGACGACCGCCGACTACTTCGTCGACTCCGACACCCCGCGCGGCTCGGTGCACGCTTGA
- a CDS encoding DUF3311 domain-containing protein encodes MVDPTLRTDRSPWHWLLVIPIVVPLIPILFNSIPPDLFGFPRFYWLQLAYIVLGVSVTTLVYQVTKRRG; translated from the coding sequence ATGGTTGATCCCACGCTCAGGACTGATCGCAGCCCGTGGCACTGGCTGCTGGTGATCCCGATCGTCGTGCCGCTGATCCCGATCCTCTTCAACTCCATCCCGCCGGACCTGTTCGGCTTCCCGCGCTTCTACTGGCTGCAGCTCGCCTACATCGTGCTCGGCGTCTCGGTCACCACCCTCGTCTACCAGGTCACGAAGCGGCGGGGGTAG
- a CDS encoding bifunctional RNase H/acid phosphatase codes for MAGYGAVVKDATTGTVLAERSQALGFATNNVAEYSGLIAGLEAAAELGASRVEVRMDSKLVVEQMAGRWQIKHPGLRPLAAQAAALVRRFDSVRYQWIPREENRHADALANRAMDAGTAVTTAPAVQHPAPRPGSSWEPRTDAPTRLILVRHGETPLTAQKRYSGRGDVPLSEAGEAQAGAAAARISTFGEVAAVVSSPLGRCRQTAEAIAAACGGVEVTVEPHLIECDFGAWEGLTFAEVRSDFPVELQKWLDSTAVAPPKGESFQQVGKRVRGAVASLRSAYPGKVVVVVSHVSPIKLILRDALAAGDALLHRLYLEPAGISIVDLYADGGVAVRTVNDTAHISRLAQ; via the coding sequence ATGGCGGGCTACGGCGCCGTGGTCAAGGACGCGACCACCGGCACGGTGCTCGCGGAGCGGTCCCAGGCACTCGGGTTCGCGACGAACAACGTCGCGGAGTACTCCGGGCTCATCGCCGGGCTGGAGGCCGCGGCGGAGCTCGGCGCCAGCCGGGTCGAGGTGCGGATGGACTCCAAGCTCGTGGTGGAGCAGATGGCCGGTCGGTGGCAGATCAAGCACCCCGGCTTGCGGCCGCTCGCGGCTCAGGCGGCAGCGTTGGTACGCAGATTCGACTCCGTCCGCTACCAGTGGATCCCCAGGGAGGAGAACCGGCACGCGGACGCGCTCGCCAACCGGGCGATGGATGCGGGCACCGCGGTGACGACGGCCCCGGCCGTGCAGCACCCGGCCCCGCGTCCCGGATCGTCCTGGGAGCCGCGTACGGACGCGCCGACCCGGCTGATCCTGGTCCGCCACGGCGAGACGCCGCTGACCGCGCAGAAGCGCTACAGCGGGCGCGGTGACGTACCGCTGAGCGAGGCGGGCGAAGCCCAGGCGGGTGCGGCCGCCGCCCGTATCTCCACCTTCGGCGAGGTGGCCGCCGTGGTCTCCTCGCCGCTGGGGCGCTGCCGGCAGACCGCCGAGGCGATCGCGGCAGCCTGCGGTGGCGTCGAGGTGACGGTCGAGCCGCACCTGATCGAGTGCGACTTCGGTGCCTGGGAGGGGCTGACCTTCGCCGAGGTGCGGTCCGACTTCCCGGTGGAGTTGCAGAAGTGGCTCGACTCCACCGCTGTCGCGCCGCCCAAGGGGGAGTCGTTTCAGCAGGTGGGCAAGCGGGTGCGGGGTGCCGTGGCGAGCCTGCGCAGCGCGTACCCGGGGAAGGTCGTGGTGGTGGTTTCGCACGTGTCGCCGATCAAGCTGATCCTGCGCGATGCGCTGGCGGCCGGTGACGCGCTGCTGCACCGGCTCTACCTGGAGCCCGCCGGAATCTCCATTGTGGATCTCTACGCCGACGGCGGCGTGGCGGTCCGCACCGTCAATGACACCGCTCATATCAGCCGTTTGGCGCAGTAA
- a CDS encoding zinc ribbon domain-containing protein, producing the protein MKAEPEAQRRLLDLQALDTALAQLAHRRKNLPELAELAALAREISALSDERVRAQVDVDDLDRDITRIERDVDTVRMRLAKDQQRIDAGTGPARELTALQHEVVSLKRRQSDLEDSELELMEKREAAQATFEEITARRDATLAKREATELKRDQTLAEIAKEEEFKAAGRGPLAADLPADLVALYTRIRDSSGGIGAALLQGGRCGGCRLDVSGSEKARLRAAAPDEIVRCEECSRIMIRTSESGL; encoded by the coding sequence GTGAAGGCCGAACCAGAAGCTCAGCGTCGCCTGCTCGACCTGCAGGCGTTGGACACCGCGCTGGCACAGCTCGCGCACCGCCGCAAGAACCTGCCCGAGCTCGCCGAGCTCGCCGCACTCGCGCGGGAGATCTCCGCCCTCTCCGACGAGCGGGTCCGCGCGCAGGTGGACGTCGACGACCTGGACCGCGACATCACCCGGATCGAGCGCGATGTCGACACCGTGCGCATGCGCCTCGCCAAGGACCAGCAGCGCATCGACGCGGGCACCGGCCCAGCCCGCGAGCTCACCGCGCTCCAGCACGAGGTGGTCAGCCTCAAGCGTCGCCAGTCCGACCTGGAGGACAGCGAGCTGGAGCTGATGGAGAAGCGGGAGGCGGCGCAGGCGACGTTCGAGGAGATCACCGCTCGCCGCGACGCCACCCTCGCCAAGCGGGAGGCGACCGAGCTCAAGCGGGACCAGACGCTCGCCGAGATCGCCAAGGAGGAGGAGTTCAAGGCCGCCGGCCGGGGACCCCTCGCGGCGGACCTCCCGGCCGACCTGGTCGCGCTCTACACCCGGATCCGGGACTCGTCCGGCGGCATCGGTGCCGCCCTGCTGCAGGGCGGCCGCTGTGGTGGCTGCCGCCTCGATGTCTCCGGCTCGGAGAAGGCCCGGCTCCGGGCCGCCGCGCCCGACGAGATCGTGCGCTGCGAGGAGTGCAGCCGGATCATGATCCGCACCAGCGAGAGCGGCCTGTAG